The genomic region GCGGACGGTTGGACCGCGAGGGTTGCGACGGCCCGAGCTGAGAGGCCGCAGTTGCGAACCCACCGGTGGCTAAGACTCACCTTGACAAGGGGATACGGCTTCTTCTTTTCGCAGTAACTATAACGATGTTAAGATAACCGCGTTCTTGTAGCCTGGCGAAGGAGTATCCGATGAACATTCTGGTCCTCAACGGCAGCCCTAAGGGCGATCTAAGTGCCACGATAAGATACAGTTACTACCTGGAGAGGCGGCTGCCCGACTGGCGGGTTAACGTTGTTAATAGTGCCCAGCAAGCCCGGGCCCTGGAGGCCGATACTGCTAAACTCGATAATATTATCGAGCAGATAGAGGAGGCCGATCTCGTCCTCTGGTCGGCACCGCTCTACATCCTCCTCGTCAGCTCCCAGTACAAACGCTTCCTCGAGCTGCTGTACGATTCACCCAGCGCCCGCCAGGCCCTCGAAGGCAAGTACTGCGCCAGTATCACTACTTCTATCAACTACTTCGACAACCTGGCCCACGACTACCTCCGCGCCCTCAGCGACGAACTCGGCCTGCGCTACCTCGACTACTACTCCGCCCACAGCGCCGACCTGCTCAAACCCGCCGAGCGACGACGCCTGGAGATATGGGGCCGGCGGCTGCTCGAGGACGTCAAGGCTCAACGCCCCGTAACTCCCCGCTACAAGCTCGTCGAGCCGGTTCAGCTTGACTACTCACCCGGCGCCGGACCCCTCGCCAAAGCCACCAACGGCCGCCGGGTGGTCATCCTCACCGATAACGCCGACCGGGACTCCAACCTGGCCCGCATGCTCGGCCGCCTGGCCGCCAACTTCGATCGCGTCGAGCTCTACAACCTCCGCGACATCGACATCAAGGGCGGCTGCCTGGGTTGCTGCAACTGCGGCTTCGACTACGAATGCGCCTACAGCGGCAAGGACGGCTTCATCGACTTCTACCGTGACAAGGTCATGGGGGCCGACCTGCTGGTCTTCGCCGGCGCCGTCAGGGCCCGCCAGCTCTCCTGGCGCTGGCGGCGCTTCTTCGATCGCAGCTTCTTCAACACCCACACCCCCGTGCTGATGGGCAAGCAGTTGGCCTTCCTCGTCTCCGGACCCTTGAGCCAACTGCCCGAGATGCGCCAGGTCTACCGCGGCTGGGTCGAGCTGCAACGCGCCCACCTCGTCGACTTCATCACCGACGAAGCACCCGACTCCGTCGAACTCGACGCCCGCATCGACGACCTGGCCCGGCGGATGCTGGCCGACGCCGCCCACGGTTACGTCCGACCGCGAACCTTCCTCGGTGTCGGAGGGATGAAGATCTTCCGCGACGATATCTGGGGCGGGCTGCGCTTCCTCTTCCAGGCCGACCACAAGGCCTATAAACGCCGCGGCTATTACGACTTCCCTCAGAAGAAGCTGGGAATGCGACTCAAGCGGTCTATAATGTACCTGTTCGCCAAGCTGCCCGGCATCAAACCCCGGTTCAAGGAAATCCTCAAAGACAAGATGGTCGAACCCCTGGATAAAGTCCTCGCCGAAACCGCTACCAACACCGAGGAGGCCTAGATGCGCACTCCCGTGCAAGTCTGCCTGTCGATCCTGCTAAGTACCACCCTGGCGTCCGCGCTGACCATCAGCGGCACCGTGACCAACGTCGGCGAGAGCGGCGACGTCTACCTGGCCCTCGTCGAGGACCTATCCTGGGACAAAGAGCCCGTCGCCGGGCTGATCCTCGACAGCGCCGACGCCGTCAACGGCCGGCTCGCCTTCACCTTCACCGACATCGAACCCGGCAGCTACGGCATCATGGTCTTCCAGGACGAGGACGGCGACGGTGACCTCGATACCGGACTCTTCGGCCCCACCGAGCCCTGGGGCAACTACCGGGAAAGCCGCCCCATCCCCCATCTGGCCGAGATCCTCTTCCCGCTGAAAGAACACCTCTCCGGCATCGTCATCGAGCTGGATTGACCGCCGAACCGCCAACCGCGCCGGCGGTGGCGCGGTTTTTGCCCGGGGTCCGCGAAGAGCGGACCCCGGTTTCGCAAAAACCGTGACGCCGCCGGGCGCATCCACCTGCGCCGTCACGCTTCTTGCAGCCCGGGTTCA from Candidatus Coatesbacteria bacterium harbors:
- a CDS encoding DUF2141 domain-containing protein, with translation MRTPVQVCLSILLSTTLASALTISGTVTNVGESGDVYLALVEDLSWDKEPVAGLILDSADAVNGRLAFTFTDIEPGSYGIMVFQDEDGDGDLDTGLFGPTEPWGNYRESRPIPHLAEILFPLKEHLSGIVIELD